Genomic DNA from Acidimicrobiales bacterium:
TCGGCATCCAGCCATCACAGAACTCCGCGATGTGCGCTGCGGTCTTCGGGCCGGCGCTGCCACCCAGGATCACCGGCGGATGTGGAGTCTGGACCGGCTTGGGCCACGCCCAGCTGGCGTCGAACGAGATGTGGTCGCCGTGGAAGGCGGCCTCGTCGTTGGTCCAGAGTTCCTTCATCGCCAGGACCGACTCACGAAGCCGGGCTCGGCGATCGGTGTAGGCCACGCCGTGATGCGCCAGCTCCTCCTTGTTCCAGCCGTAGCCGATGCCCAACATGAAGCGACCATTCGACAGCCGATCGAGCGACGCCACCTCTTTGGCCAACCACAGTGGGTCGCGCTGGGCGACGAGGGTGATGCCCGTCGCCACCTTCAGGTTCGTCGTGGTGGCGGCAACGGCGGCGAGCGCCACGAACTGGTCGTAGGACCGCCAGTAGTGATCGGGGAGTGGGGGAGCACCGTCACGCCCTCCCCACGGCGTGGTCCGGGCCACGGGAATGTGGCTGTGCTCGGGAAACCACAAGGATTCGAAGCCCCGCTCATCGGCCTCACGACCGAGTTCGACGGGGTCGATCGTTTGATCGGTCGGGAAGATCATCAGGCCAAGGTCCATGGGTGGCAACTTAGCTCAGTGCCGCCACTCGGGCGGCCGTGAGAGAATCTCACCGTGCGTGATGGAACACAACAGGGAGCGGTGACCCCTGACGTCGATCGCCAGCCGGCCTGGGGCCGGCGGCGATCGACACGGCGACCCATCACCCCGACCTCGCCCTCGGGGCCGCTGTCGGCCGGCGGTCTGGTCGTCGGCGTGGCAGTGGCACTCGCCGGGCTCATGGGAGCGACGGGATCGGTCGTCGATCGAACGATCGACGACAACACGACCGTCTTCTCCGATGCCACCACGGTGGCAGCTCCCTTCGTGCCGAGCGATCCGTCGGCGGACTTCGGCCGCATGCTCCTCCCGGTGGATGCCGGCATCATCGCGGTGGGCAGCGAAGGCGTGAACGGTGCGACGGCCACCGTGGTCCTCATCGGCGCCGAAGGGCCTCCCGCCAGCGCCGACGTCGTCTTCGCCGAGCAGACCATCGCTGCGTCGGGCAGCACGCTCGTGGTGGTTGACGACGGCCGACTTCGTGTAGCGTCGATCGGTACTGATGGCCTGCTCACCGAGATCGCGAGCCACGAGCGGACCGACGGCGCGGCCTTTGCCGACGTGGCCGCGCTCGGCGGCGCGACGCTTGCGGTCCTGAGGGACTCCGCCGGTGACGAGGCAGGATTCGTCGACGTGTTCGACCTCAATGGCGGCGTCCAGCCCGTGGTGGCACTCGCGCCCGAACTCGAGCGGGTGTCGATCGCCGTCGACACCTCTGGCGACCTCGTTGCCGTCAGTGGGGTGCGGTCACAAGCCGCCACCGGTGAGGTGCAGTTCTTCCGACGATCGGGCGATGCCTGGCTCGTCGACGCTCGCTTCGACGGCATCGGTGGCGGCGCGGTGGTCGCCTCGTCGACGGTGCCCGGCGAGTTCCTCGTGCAGCGGAACGGCTTCTTCACCCGGCCGAGCGGGGTCTGGACCCGCATCGGCCCCGACGCCGGCGGTCGATTGCAAACCGATCCCGAGTGGTCGGTCCAGGCCTCCAGCGCGGCGAGCGACGGCACCCTGGTCGCGTTCGGCCTGCCCGGCGACGAGCGCACCATGACGTTTTCGATCGAGTTGGCCGACGAAGCCGCAGGCGGCGGCAGCACCGCAGTCGTCGACCTGCGCCACGCCCAGACGATCCAGGCCCCGATCCCGGTACCGGCCGACGGAAGCCCGGCTCGCCGCCGGCCCCCTCCTTCACAGTTCGGGACCGCGGTCGCCTTCGTCCAGGGGCGCCTGGTTGTTGCCGGACCCGGGCTCGAGATCGATGGTGTCCGTGACGAGGGTGCCATCTTCGTGTTCGAGGCGACCGTGGGTCCGGCCGGCTGCACGATCACCGGTACCGACGGCGACGACACCCTCAACGGCACCACCGACGACGACGTGATCTGTGGCCTCGGAGGCAACGATCTGATCCGGGGCAATCTCGGCTTCGATCGAATCTACGGGGGACCGGGCGACGACGATCTGAGCGGCGATGCCGCTGACGATCTGCTCGTCGGTGGCGCCGGCAACGACCGACTGGCCGGCGGCGCAGGGGCCGATGCCCTCTACGGCGGCGACGGCAACGATCGGCTCTACGGTGGAGCGGGCAACGACCATCTCGACGGTGGCGACGGGCGTGACCCGTGCTACGGCGGCGCCGACATCGACACGTTCAACGCCTGCTGAACGACCGTCACGGAGCGCGCGGCGCCCCGCAATGCGCACTCAGCGATGGGTGATGGCGTGGGCGACATGGGGATTGCCGCCCAGCCCATTTGCCAATTGGCTCGTCAGCTCGTGGGCCATGATGTCCCACATTCGGTCGATCAGCTCGGCCGTCATGATCAGATCGGCATTCACACCGAGCGCCGACTCTCGGCGCAGCCGGTCGGCCAGCGATCGCAGTGCGATCAGCGACGCCGCCGACGCCAGATCGAGTGGTGCTGCGCCGGCGGCGCGAGCGGCACGCACCCGTGGCTCGGTGTCCTCGATCACGCTCGCCACGATCAGCTCCACCAAACCCTCGTAATGGGCACGGTCGGCTCGTGGCGCTCGAATCAGCAGCGTCTGGGTGGCACTGCGTCCGGCCTGACGAGTGAGGCGAGCCATCTGCGCCTGAATGCTGATCACCCAGGCCTGTCGGCGGCTCCATTGCGCTCTGGG
This window encodes:
- a CDS encoding TIGR03619 family F420-dependent LLM class oxidoreductase; amino-acid sequence: MDLGLMIFPTDQTIDPVELGREADERGFESLWFPEHSHIPVARTTPWGGRDGAPPLPDHYWRSYDQFVALAAVAATTTNLKVATGITLVAQRDPLWLAKEVASLDRLSNGRFMLGIGYGWNKEELAHHGVAYTDRRARLRESVLAMKELWTNDEAAFHGDHISFDASWAWPKPVQTPHPPVILGGSAGPKTAAHIAEFCDGWMPIGGRYDLSSGIDAVRAACEDIGRDPASVSLGVFGAKPDAESLEKLAAQGITRAVLGLSQGPRDEVLADLDRFTPLIDAARDL
- a CDS encoding calcium-binding protein, which gives rise to MRDGTQQGAVTPDVDRQPAWGRRRSTRRPITPTSPSGPLSAGGLVVGVAVALAGLMGATGSVVDRTIDDNTTVFSDATTVAAPFVPSDPSADFGRMLLPVDAGIIAVGSEGVNGATATVVLIGAEGPPASADVVFAEQTIAASGSTLVVVDDGRLRVASIGTDGLLTEIASHERTDGAAFADVAALGGATLAVLRDSAGDEAGFVDVFDLNGGVQPVVALAPELERVSIAVDTSGDLVAVSGVRSQAATGEVQFFRRSGDAWLVDARFDGIGGGAVVASSTVPGEFLVQRNGFFTRPSGVWTRIGPDAGGRLQTDPEWSVQASSAASDGTLVAFGLPGDERTMTFSIELADEAAGGGSTAVVDLRHAQTIQAPIPVPADGSPARRRPPPSQFGTAVAFVQGRLVVAGPGLEIDGVRDEGAIFVFEATVGPAGCTITGTDGDDTLNGTTDDDVICGLGGNDLIRGNLGFDRIYGGPGDDDLSGDAADDLLVGGAGNDRLAGGAGADALYGGDGNDRLYGGAGNDHLDGGDGRDPCYGGADIDTFNAC
- a CDS encoding J domain-containing protein, with amino-acid sequence MSRAGAHADRAGAATGVVTLYDLFGVPSACTPDELRQAYRQLARQLHPDVAGLDDGGLAMAKLNEAWRILSDPDARQRYDLTLGSRSHLATPTSPQPPPRAQWSRRQAWVISIQAQMARLTRQAGRSATQTLLIRAPRADRAHYEGLVELIVASVIEDTEPRVRAARAAGAAPLDLASAASLIALRSLADRLRRESALGVNADLIMTAELIDRMWDIMAHELTSQLANGLGGNPHVAHAITHR